The following are encoded in a window of Gossypium raimondii isolate GPD5lz chromosome 13, ASM2569854v1, whole genome shotgun sequence genomic DNA:
- the LOC105783180 gene encoding rubisco accumulation factor 1.1, chloroplastic, whose product MLSSTSLNPITNPKIPFFSSFSIQNPSLLSFHLPFSPSKTLLKPISATLIPSTPPPQQQQLYQPFRPPPSPLPPKFRSLDAQGRLDVLANRNGLWFEYAPLIPSLYQEGFSPPSIEEITGITGVEQNRLIVASQVRESLIQSKTDEDVMSFFDTGGAELLYEIRLLSASQRAEAVRYIVENGLDAKGAQDLARAMKDFPRRKMDKGWKSFEYGLPGDCLSFMYYRLSREHGNPSEQRTAALMQALQVAESESAKKEVSEELEGGEDEKPEKDDDLEYRVRVPVVRMQFGEVAEATSVVVLPVCMAEEDTKELLEAPLECRSGGDFGVVEAEKGWKRWVVLPSWEPLAGLRHGGVVVAFSDARVIQWKSNRWYKEEAILVVTDRNRKEVEVDAAFYLAMVDGGGLKVDTGSALKEMGVKESLGTVVLVVRPPKEESDDQLSDEDWE is encoded by the coding sequence ATGCTCTCTTCAACCTCTTTGAACCCCATCACCAATCCCAAAAttcccttcttttcttctttttcaatcCAAAACCCATCTCTTTTATCCTTTCATCTTCCTTTCTCACCTTCAAAAACCCTCTTAAAACCCATCTCAGCTACTCTGATCCCCTCCACTCCTCCGCCTCAACAGCAACAACTTTATCAACCTTTTAGGCCACCTCCATCTCCACTCCCTCCTAAATTCCGGTCACTTGACGCTCAAGGTCGCTTAGATGTCTTAGCCAACCGGAATGGCCTTTGGTTTGAATATGCGCCACTTATCCCTTCTCTTTACCAGGAAGGTTTCTCACCTCCTTCAATAGAAGAAATAACTGGGATCACTGGGGTTGAGCAAAATAGACTGATAGTTGCTTCCCAGGTAAGAGAATCTCTTATTCAATCCAAAACTGATGAAGATGTTATGTCGTTTTTTGATACTGGTGGTGCTGAATTGCTTTATGAGATAAGGCTTTTAAGTGCTTCCCAAAGGGCTGAAGCTGTTCGATATATAGTTGAAAATGGTTTGGATGCTAAAGGTGCACAAGATTTGGCTAGAGCTATGAAGGATTTCCCAAGAAGGAAAATGGATAAAGGTTGGAAAAGTTTTGAATATGGGCTTCCAGGGGATTGTTTGTCATTTATGTATTATAGGCTAAGTAGGGAACATGGAAATCCTTCTGAACAAAGAACAGCTGCTTTAATGCAAGCATTGCAAGTGGCTGAGTCTGAGAGTGCTAAAAAAGAGGTTTCAGAAGAGTTGGAAGGTGGGGAAGACGAAAAACCAGAGAAAGATGATGATTTGGAATATAGGGTTCGAGTTCCAGTTGTTAGGATGCAGTTTGGTGAAGTTGCTGAGGCTACTAGTGTGGTGGTTTTGCCTGTTTGTATGGCGGAGGAGGATACCAAGGAGCTTTTGGAAGCACCTTTGGAATGTAGAAGTGGAGGGGATTTTGGTGTGGTGGAGGCTGAGAAAGGATGGAAGAGGTGGGTGGTTTTGCCAAGTTGGGAACCGCTTGCGGGGTTAAGGCATGGAGGAGTTGTAGTGGCATTCAGTGATGCCAGAGTTATACAATGGAAGTCAAACAGGTGGTATAAGGAAGAGGCTATTTTGGTGGTTACGGATCGGAATAGAAAGGAGGTCGAAGTTGATGCTGCGTTTTACTTGGCGATGGTTGATGGGGGCGGGTTGAAGGTGGATACAGGATCAGCATTGAAGGAAATGGGTGTGAAGGAGTCTCTAGGAACTGTGGTATTGGTGGTCAGGCCACCAAAGGAAGAATCTGATGATCAATTGAGTGATGAAGATTGGGAATGA
- the LOC105783850 gene encoding peptidyl-prolyl cis-trans isomerase CYP19-3 — protein MSNPKVFFDILIGKAKAGRVVMELFADVVPKTAENFRALCTGEKGVGQCGKPLHYKGSAFHRIIPSFMCQGGDFTRGNGTGGESIYGMKFADENFKLKHTGPGCLSMANAGPNTNGSQFFICTEKTPWLDGKHVVFGKVVDGYSVVKEMEKVGSESGRTLQPVVVEDCGQVEEN, from the coding sequence ATGTCAAACCCCAAAGTTTTCTTTGATATTTTGATTGGAAAAGCAAAAGCTGGCCGAGTTGTAATGGAGCTATTTGCTGATGTTGTACCAAAAACTGCTGAAAATTTCCGTGCCCTCTGTACTGGGGAGAAAGGTGTTGGACAGTGTGGGAAGCCGTTGCACTATAAAGGCTCAGCATTTCACCGAATCATCCCGAGCTTCATGTGTCAAGGCGGAGATTTCACAAGGGGGAATGGCACGGGTGGAGAATCTATCTATGGCATGAAATTTGCGGATGAAAACTTCAAGCTCAAACACACTGGACCTGGTTGTCTATCAATGGCAAATGCTGGACCAAACACCAACGGTTCTCAGTTCTTTATATGCACTGAGAAGACCCCATGGCTGGATGGAAAACATGTTGTCTTTGGTAAAGTAGTGGATGGTTATAGCGTTGTGAAGGAAATGGAAAAAGTAGGCTCAGAAAGCGGGAGGACTTTGCAACCTGTTGTGGTTGAAGACTGTGGTCAGGTGGAAGAGAATTGA